The Aedes albopictus strain Foshan chromosome 1, AalbF5, whole genome shotgun sequence genomic interval TGAACATTCAATGACGTTCGTGAACATTTCCCGCAATAAACTTGAATCCATCAGCCTAACGAAGTTACAAAACTTCCCAACTAGAATTATGCCAATCGTCATCCAGCAGTTTAAATAGGTATCGCTAACTGCGTAATAAATAAGTTTCCGGTTCGGCGTTAGCCATCTGTTACAACTCGAGAAGCATATCATCTCCTCTTCAACGAAGCGTATAATTTATGCACACACAACATCCAGTTGTTGGAGCAGTTTGTTGATGATGAACTTATGCTTCCTGTTGTGAACATCACACAGCTCTCACATGCAGCATAGGAAACTTTTCGCGCGGATGCCAAGGTCCTGGCCAGAGGAACATGGCTTACtcacagcagaagcagcagcagcggttGATTTGGAGGAAGTGGCAATGCACCATCATCGCAACTCGCGAAGAAAGCTGGCAACATGTTCCGTCTTCCGTTTTTGGATTTCTTGATTGCATTCGTTTGCTTCAGCTTTCTTCACCTCTCTGTCAGTTTTTATTTCCGAGCTTTATGCAGAATCGCAGACAACACCGCCGTGGCAGCAGCggtagtacactaaaacctccatttttACGTCTGAAACGGAGGGACAGTAAATTGAATCAGAGTGTAGAACCAGGAAGCATTATTTTGGATTAAGGGCATAAAATGGAAGACCAAGATAAAGTACATCATTCCGGTTAGAGACACAGGcaagcctagtggtgttagtattGAGTTGTGCGAAGCAACGAAACGATCGTAGAATGCTGTGACTCCTTAGCAACTGACTTGTTAGGAAAAATAACACTTGTTCTCATTCTCACTCAAACCACTGTGAAATACAGACGTTATTGTTAAACCGTTATAAAGATATTTTAATTCAAACCTCCCTCTGTTCAAGAGGTTATGAgcccaggatttttcgaaagcactgaagaagttccttgatcCTTGAAATGGCTGAAACGAAGGTGACTGTGGAGAAGCTGGATGGGACGAACTACGCCGTGTGGAAATTCCGTATGGAGCTGTTGCTGACGAAGGAGGAATTGTTCTCGATCGTAACGGACGAATTACCTGCCGAACGGAACGCAGCTTGGAAGACCAAAGACGGAAAAGCACGGGCGCTGATCGGTCTCGCTTTAGACAACTGCCAGTTGGTACACGTCATGCAGTCCACCACTGCCAAGGAAATGTGGGATTCTCTCAAGAAATACCACGAAAGGGCTACTTTTGCGACGAAGGTGCATGTTCTGCGGAAGTTGATAACGACAAGATTGCCGGAAGGAGGAAACGTTCCTGAGCATCTGGCGAATATGACGACGTTGATCAACAAGCTGAACGCGATGGGTGAGAAGTTTATGGACCACTGGATTGCCGCAATGATTCTCGCAAGTCTGCCGAAGTCCTACGATGTTCTTGTGACCACGCTGGAAGGTCGTCCCGAGGAAGAGCTAACACTCGAGTACGTGAATGGGAAGCTGCTGGATGACTGGCGTCGGAGAACGGATGGAGAGGAATCTGGCGAGATGGCGTTTAGGACTGCGACTGGCGGCAAACCGAAGTTCCGTGAAGCAAAGAAGAGAGTGTGTCACTATTGCCAGGAAGAAGGTCATTTCCGGAGAGACTGTAAGCTGCTGCAAGGTAAGAAAGTTGAACCGAAGAAGAAGGGTAATCACCGCGTCAATATGGCTGCTGCGTCGAATTCAAGAGAAGCTTGTTTCGGAGTTGGAGTAGCGGATCTTGCCACGGAAGAACAGAAGCTCTGGTATCTGGATTCCGGTGCAACATCTCATATGACGCACGATGCCAGGAATCTCGGTCAGCTGGATACAAGACGGAAGCATAGCATTAGTCTCGCTGATGGGAACCAAATTGAAGCTTGTGGCGTCGGAAGTGGACAATTCTTCGCGAAGGATGGCGACGGAAATGCGACCAAGGTCACTTTGAAGGAAGTTTACCATGTGCCGAAGCTCAAGTCCAATCTGCTATCGATAAGCAAGATTACCGATGATGGTTACGTTGTAATTTTCGAGAAGCATGGATGCAAAATCGTCAAGAAAAACGAAGTGATTGTGACTGGCACTCGTGATGGAAATCTGTACCACTTGGATCCGACGGCAGCACCAAAGCAAGCAAATGTTGGCGAAAGACAATCATCCGAAGCAATGTATACATCTCTGGCATAGAAGGCTCGGACATCGTGACTTGAAAGTTGTTAGGACTATAGCACGTGACAATCTAGGAAGCGGAATGCAGTTGAAGGCGTGTGGCGTTGACAGTATCTGTGGAGTTTGCTACGAAGGAAAAATGAGTCGGTCGAAGTTCCCAAAACACTCGGACACCAAAACTCAAGCAATCGGAGATTTGGTACACACGGATCTCGTCGGGCCGATGGAGACGGCTACACCGAGCGGAAATCGTTATTACATGGTAATGTTGGCTGATTTTAGCCGCTACTGCATCGTGTACTTGTTGAAACACAaggaggaagcttcgcagaggatAGAAGAGTACGTTAGTATGATGAGGAACCAGCATGGGTGCAAGCCGAAGATAATACGTTCGGACGGAGGAGGAGAATTCTGTAGCAATAATATGAAGCGGATTTTTGCTGACCACGGAATCATCCACCAGATTACTGCACCGTATTGTCCACAGCAGAACGGAAAAGCTGAAAGGAAAAATCGTTATTTGAACGAGATGCTGAGATGTCTTCTGGCTGAGTCAGGACTGCCAAAGCGATATTGGGGTGAAGCAGTGATCACCGCCAATTACCTACAGAACCTGTTACCATCGTCAACATTGAACAAAACGGCATTCGAAATTTGGACGGAACGCAAGCCAAACTACTCCCATTTGTGTGTTTTTGGAAGCGAAGCATACGTACATATTCCCAAAGAGAAGAGGCAGAAACTTGACAAGAAAGCGGAGAAACTAATATTTGTTGGATATGCTGAAAGAAGAAAAGCCTACCGTTTCCTGGATACAAGCAGCAACACCGTAATGATTAGTCGAGAtgcaaaatttctggaagaggaaGATCGTGATGCAGCTAAATGGAGAAGTTCGTTGCGGAGAATCTGCCAATTTGAATGAATTTACCGTTAATTTCGAATGTGAGGAACTGGAAGGGCGAGATGATGCTGACGAGCCGGACGTAGACGTAAATGTTGAGCAAAGTGATGAAAGTTTCAAGAGTTTATCAGGAGAAGAAGCCTCGGATAATGCTGACGATCCGGATATGGaacaagaaactcctagaaggtcAACACGTGCAACGAGAGGCATACCCCCGCAGAGATACAACCTGGAGGCTTTGATGGCAACGAATTTCGCTGACATGAACGACCCGGTAAGTTTGAAAGAAGCACTGGACGCACCAGAAGCAGTCGAATGGCAGGCCGCCATGCTGGATGAACTCGAACCACATCGCGAAAATGGAACATGGAATCTGGTTCCACTACCAAAAGGAGGCAAGTGCATTGGATGCAAATGGGTATTTCGGAGAAAACTCAATGCTGCCGGAGAAATCACGAAGTTTAAATCCCGTTTAGTTGCCCAGGGGTTCACTCAACGATATGGCGAGGATTACCAAGAAATATTTGCTCCTGTGATGAACAGTACCACATTGCGAACATTTCTGGCTGTGGCAAGCAAACGGAAGTTGATACTCAAGCAACTGGATGTCAAGACCGCATATTTATATGGTGAGTTGCAAGAAGAAATTTACATGCGGCAACCGCCTGGACACGTCGTGAAAGGCCAAGAAAATCTGGTTTGCAGATTGAGGAGGAGTATATATGGCCTTAAGCAATCTGCAAGATGTTGGAATCAACGACTGCGTAATGTCCTGGTAAAAATCGGCTTCCACCAGAGCAAGACGGACTCCTGTTTGTTTATCAAGACCACTGGTAAGAAGACCATCTATCTCGTTGTGTATGTGGATGATATACTCGTTGGAGCGGAAACCGAAGCCGAAATCAGCTGAACAGCTTCATGATCATTTGAAAAAGTTCTTCAAGTTAACCGACCTCGGAGATTTGTCTTATTTTCTCGGATTGGAAGTTCAACGGAACGAAGGTAACTACAGTTTAACGTTGAAAGGATACATCGAGAAGCTAGCAGAGAAATTTGGAATGATAAACGCCAAAGGTGCAAGGACCCCCATGGAGACTGGATACATCAAAACTACAGAAGGAACCAAAGCCTTGGAAAACAGCGTCAACTACCGAAGCTTAATTGGAGCTCTTCTCTACGTAGCAACTAACGCTCGACCGGATATTGCGGCATGTGTATCGATTCTTGGGAGGAAACTATCATCACCAACCGAAGCAGACTGGACAGCCGCTAAACGAGTGGTTCGATATCTACTGGCTACCAAGGACTTCAAGCTGCATTACGGGAGACCGCAAGATCTCATCGTTTATTCCGATGCTGATTTTGCAGGAGATGTTTCAACCCGCAAGTCTACTACCGGTTTCCTGTTCTTGTATGGAGGAGGAGCAATTTCATGGGCAAGCAGATTACAAAATAGTGTGACCCTATCATCCATGGAATCCGAATATGTGGCAATAAGTGAAGCTTGTCAAGAAATAATTTGGATAAGAAACTTGCTAAACGATTTTGGAGAACAACAAGATACACCTACCATGATCATGGAGGACAATCAAAGTTGTTTAAGTTTTGTTCAATCGGAACGGACTAGCCGAAGATCAAAACATATTGAAACAAAACAACATTATGTAAAGGAACTCACAGAACGCAACATTATCAAATTGGAGTATTGTCCATCAGAAGAAATGGTTGCAGATGCTTTGACCAAACCGCTTGATGCTGTAAAGTTGAAGA includes:
- the LOC134289179 gene encoding uncharacterized protein LOC134289179 yields the protein MIYSLERKPKPKSAEQLHDHLKKFFKLTDLGDLSYFLGLEVQRNEGNYSLTLKGYIEKLAEKFGMINAKGARTPMETGYIKTTEGTKALENSVNYRSLIGALLYVATNARPDIAACVSILGRKLSSPTEADWTAAKRVVRYLLATKDFKLHYGRPQDLIVYSDADFAGDVSTRKSTTGFLFLKAGSKREKGEALVIKTEQFQYSEILKAIRSYAKLVDLEADMHRVRRGRGSLKCDKERNGAVYKSLTEGDLDKGVEALTAEATLKVKNLDEVTEAVEVVTAATV